The Coraliomargarita parva region TGGGCACCGACCGGTTGGGGGAGGTCAGCTTCGCGGAAGATCTGATTCCGGAAGCGCATATGCTCCTCGGAGCGGAATTGGAGGAAGGCGGAAAAGGCCATCGTTTCGGTGTAGGGCCTACCGACCATCTTGCCGGGAAAGACATCGTCCCAGGAGACATAGCGGCGATGCCAGGCTTTGTTCAGACCGTCGAGATCGCCGTGTCGGTGCTTCAGCCATTCACGAAAGGCGGCGAGGGTATGCGGACAGTGGCAGACGTGGCCATCGGCATGGATGTTCCAACGGGTTTCATTCCAAATGTCCCAGGAAACGAGGTTGCTTCGATGTTTAAAGTGCTCGGCGGTCGCCTTGAGGAATTCGCCCATGCGTCGGGCGACTTCCGGGTGGTCGGTGCAGCATCCCGGGGTGAGGCCAAAGTTCGACTCGATGCGATGGCTGGAGATCACGCGGTTCCCCATGTGGTCGATCATCGCGCCATCCGGAATGATGCGATGGATCCATTCGGGGTGGAGCTCTCCCACCGTGCTGATGATGACGCCCAGGCCCTGCTGTTCGGCTTCGTCGAAGAGTGCGTCGTAGTCGTCGTAGCGATACACGCCGGGTTCCGCTTCCACCCAGGCCCAGGTGATCCAGATTTGCAGCGCATCCAAACCGCATGCTTTGATCTGTGCGAGGTCGCGTTTCCAAAAGCGGTATTCAGGGAAGGGGGGGCGATAATACTGTGCAGCCAGTAACATGGATGATTTGCTTTTGAACAGGGAGGCTTATTGATGTGCGCCAGCGGGTTCGCAGGACTGTGATTTGGCGGATAAAATTTGGCCGTCCTCCAGCAGTCGTTGCTGAAGTTGTGCGTAATCGATCGCTTGGACGCTCCGTCCGGCATCAATCGCCTGGGCGGCCGCCGTCGCAGCCGATTGGCCCAGAATCATGAATACCGGTTCCATGCGGGCGGAACCGTAGGCGACGTGTGTGGCCGAAATGCAGACCGGGACGATCAGATTGCTGCAAACACTTTCCTCCGGAATGAGTGCACGGTAACTGATGCCGTAGGGTTGGGCGGGGCTGAAGAAGAAGCCCTCATGGCAGAGCCGGCCTTCTGCATCCACGTAGCGTGTGACGCTGTGTGAATCCATTGCGTAGGATCCCATACCCACGGGATCGTCGCTTCTTACCTTCCCGGAGCTGTCATGCTCGGTGATGATGTAACAGCCACAGAGTCGTCGTGCTTCCCGCACATAGAGCTGCCAGGGCCAGTGTCCGGTGTCTTCGAATTCATCTTTCGGTAAGCCCCACTGCAAGACCTCGTTACGCACCTTCTCCGGGATGCGCTCGTCATGTCCGAGAAACCAGAGCATACCTTGGACATAGTCACGATGCTGTTCCCAAATCTTCTGGCGCGTTGCATAGTCCGCTTCAATCCAGTCGTAGTTTTGCCCGACAAAATCGGTGGAGAACGGACCGTGGTTATTTGAGTCGGTCTTCCGATTCGGCATCGGGGTCAGCTTGAACAAGTTACGGCCGGGGAATTGATCCGGGTCCTGCGCGAGTGAACGTGCCCAAAGCTCATACCACTCCGGATCATAGTTCTTCGGCTGTGTAATCGGGATCCGGTTTTCTGGGGCGTCCGTCAATGTGATGCGGAATGTGTAGGCTTGTAGGCGCTGATCGGCTGTGCCGGGCA contains the following coding sequences:
- a CDS encoding FAD-dependent oxidoreductase, whose amino-acid sequence is MQATAPNSNKEITADLVIYGATPSGIMAAVQACRMGKSVALLEPGQHIGGMAASGLGATDIGKPHLIGGLAREFYSQAYQYYQSPEAWAAETREAYAPRHRDAISEPGELQFFIEPKVAQALFERFLRDHKVSVYFGERLDRTMLAESSQRVAGVQMEGNRITSLRTESGRVFKAAVFIDTSYEGDLMAGAGVPFMQGREDNAQFGETLNGIQPADVQTIDPFRVEGQPESGPLPGIEASAPGMPGTADQRLQAYTFRITLTDAPENRIPITQPKNYDPEWYELWARSLAQDPDQFPGRNLFKLTPMPNRKTDSNNHGPFSTDFVGQNYDWIEADYATRQKIWEQHRDYVQGMLWFLGHDERIPEKVRNEVLQWGLPKDEFEDTGHWPWQLYVREARRLCGCYIITEHDSSGKVRSDDPVGMGSYAMDSHSVTRYVDAEGRLCHEGFFFSPAQPYGISYRALIPEESVCSNLIVPVCISATHVAYGSARMEPVFMILGQSAATAAAQAIDAGRSVQAIDYAQLQQRLLEDGQILSAKSQSCEPAGAHQ